The following is a genomic window from Actinomadura sp. WMMB 499.
GGGCGCGGTGCCAGGCGGCGGTGAGGTTCCAGTTGCGGTCGAGGTTGCGGTACCAGTTGATGGGGCCGGTGAAGCCGCTGTCGGCGTACTCGGCGACGTAAGCGGCGATGTCCTCTTCGGTCAGCCAGCCGGGGAGCTCGCCGGGTTCGGGAGAGTTGTCGAGGAAGCCGCCGCCCTCGGGCGCGACCAGGGCGGCGCCGGAGGCGTCGGAGAGCCCGCCGAACAGCCGGCGGAAGGTGGCGGCGCGGTCGCGGTCGAGTTCGGCCTCGGGAACGTCCGGCTGCTGGAAGCGCACCATGTAGAAGCCGTCGCCGAAGCGCCGGCGCATCGCCTCGACGGGCGGGCGGGAGCTGCGGGGCCGGTGGGGCACGGACATGCCGACGACGCCGCGCACCTTGTCGGGACGCATCTGGGCGACGGCCCACGCGACGGGCGCGCCCCAGTCGTGGCCGACGACGACCGCGCGGTCGGCGCCGAGCGCGTCGATGAGGCCGACGGCGTCACCGGCCGTGTGCAGGATCGTGTACTGGTCGGGGTCGGCGGGACCGCCCGTCCGGGCATAGCCGCGCTGGTCGGGGGCGACGGCGTGGAAGCCCGCGCCGGCGAGGGCCGCGAGCTGGTGGCGCCAGGAGTACCAGCACTCCGGGAAGCCGTGCAGGAGCAGGACGAGCGGGCCCTCGCCGGCCTCGGCGACGTGCATCCGGAGGCCACTGTTCCCCTCGACGAAACGGTGCGCGATCTCGGTCATGGCACCAACGTAGACCGCCGCCGAGCACCCACATCACCCGGCCGGGGATTGTGTGCCCGGGCCACATGGGTCGCGCGTGGCGGTGTGCGTAGGTTCGGCCCATGACGAGCGTGACACCGGACCTGACGGGGCGGCGGGCCCTGGTCACCGGCGGGGCGAGCGGGATCGGGCTGGCGTGCGCCCGGCGGCTGGCGGCGGCGGGGGCGCGGGTGACCGTGGCGGACCTGGACGGGACGGCGGCGGAGCGGGCCGTCGCGGAGTTCGGCGGGGCCGCGCTGGCGGTGGACCTCGCGGGGCCGGATGTGGCCGGGGTGGGGGCGGGTTTCGACGTCCTGGTCAACAATGCGGGCGTGCAGCATGTGGCGCCGCTCCACGAATTCCCGCCCGAGGTGTTCTCCCGGATCCTGCGGCTGATGGTGGAGGCGCCGTTCCGGCTGGTGCGGGACGCGCTGCCGGGGATGTACGAGCGCGGGTGGGGACGGATCGTGAACGTGTCGTCGGTGCACGGGCTGCGCGCGTCGCCGTACAAGGCCGCGTACGTGACGGCCAAGCACGGGCTGGAGGGGCTGTCGAAGGTGATCGCGCTGGAGGGCGCCGAGCACGGCGTCACGTCCAACTGCGTCAACCCGTCTTATGTGCGGACCCCGCTCGTGGAGGGGCAGATCGCCGATCAGGCGCGCGCGCACGGGATGTCGGAGGACGACGTCGTGGAGCGGGTCATGCTGCATAGGGCCGCGGTGAAGCGGCTCGCCGAACCGGACGAGGTGGCGGAGATGGTCGCCTACCTGTGCTCGCCGGCGGCGGGGATGGTGACGGGCGCGTCGCTGACCCTCGACGGCGGATGGACGGCCCATTGACAATGTCCCGTATGTCCTGCGGCGTCTTCCTCGAACTGCTCGCCCGCGAGGCGTCCCCCGTCGAGTTCGAGGGGCCGCTGGTGCAGGCGCGGGCGGAGGGCGCGCCACCGGCCGTCCTGGCGGAGCTGGAGGCGGCGAAGCTGGCGGCGCTGCGGGTGCGGGCGGTGATGCGGCGGCACGCGCGCCGGGAGGCGGAACTTGCGGCG
Proteins encoded in this region:
- a CDS encoding alpha/beta fold hydrolase; this translates as MTEIAHRFVEGNSGLRMHVAEAGEGPLVLLLHGFPECWYSWRHQLAALAGAGFHAVAPDQRGYARTGGPADPDQYTILHTAGDAVGLIDALGADRAVVVGHDWGAPVAWAVAQMRPDKVRGVVGMSVPHRPRSSRPPVEAMRRRFGDGFYMVRFQQPDVPEAELDRDRAATFRRLFGGLSDASGAALVAPEGGGFLDNSPEPGELPGWLTEEDIAAYVAEYADSGFTGPINWYRNLDRNWNLTAAWHRAPVTPPALFVYGDQDPVSAPDAVARLRDFVPDLRGTVPLAGCGHWLQQERPAEVNEALLTFLRDL
- a CDS encoding 3-hydroxybutyrate dehydrogenase, encoding MTSVTPDLTGRRALVTGGASGIGLACARRLAAAGARVTVADLDGTAAERAVAEFGGAALAVDLAGPDVAGVGAGFDVLVNNAGVQHVAPLHEFPPEVFSRILRLMVEAPFRLVRDALPGMYERGWGRIVNVSSVHGLRASPYKAAYVTAKHGLEGLSKVIALEGAEHGVTSNCVNPSYVRTPLVEGQIADQARAHGMSEDDVVERVMLHRAAVKRLAEPDEVAEMVAYLCSPAAGMVTGASLTLDGGWTAH